TGTGCGCACGGGAAAAGGGCGGCGGCATGTATTGCTGGGGTTGGTGGGGCAGCCCGGCTTCGTGGAGTTCCGAGGTCATGAACCTCAAAATTGACCAATTCGCCTCGCACCAAGATTTTGCTTGCTGGAGTGAGCTCGATAAAGACGGCTATACCTGCACCTTCGGTTTCAGCGGTGAGAAGCGCGTGCATTCGGATGAAGGGCGTGTCAAACGCCTGCATGTCGAAGCGTACGGCAAAACCCGTGTGCTGCTGGAGAGTGGCGAGCTGATTACCTACAACGGTGAAGGTGAGGTTGTCGGCAACGGTCACGGTATTCTTGATTTCGACGGCGGCATTGTCAGCAACTGCTGGCTCGATCAAAGTCACGAGGTGTCCTGCCATTACGGCGGGAAGCGCTTTGAATACGACATTCCAAACACGATGCCGCCGCCAAAGACGAGATTCGACCATATCGCGGTGACCAATCAGAACGTCTGCGGCGCTCTGCGGTAACGGTCAACATTGGAAAAAAAGTGTGGGCGACGGTTTGAAACCGTCGCCTTTTTTCGTGGCTCTAAACAGCACTATAGCAGGAAATATTACCATTTAATGCGATTGAAGTCCTTATACAACTTCTGTGCGTAATCTGGATCGACATGGTGGGCAAAAGCTATCAGTCCCCTTATGTGATGTCGCATTCCCGTTATAGAGCTGAAGCCCCGCTTGTCACGGTGAGCCTGAGCACCAATTTTCGCGTGATTTAGTGCATAAAGATGGGTTTCGATATTGTCCTTGAACTGACGAGTGAGTCGAGGTCTTTCGCGGTCGATAAGAAGCCCCAGCAAAACTTTTCGAGCTCCTGGTGGAGAAATTCTTGTCTTGCTTTGATTCACGGAAAGTCCAAATCGCGTTAGAGCAGTTTCCACTATAGCTTTTAGTTGAAGAGCCTCTTTTCTGGTTCTGACGCGATCTGTTGAAAATGCCATGTCATCGGCATAACGGGTGTACTTCCATCCCAGTTCTGCAGCGATTCTCTTCAATTTCATATCCAAAGGACGGACAGCCAGATTTGCTAGCATAGGGCTTGTTGGGGCTCCTTGCGGTAGATATCCCTCTACAGCTTCCGGATGCGGAAACTCTGATTCTTGTAAATGAAAGTAGTGCTTCTGATCGACCGACCGTGTGGAAAGCCGGGCGAGTTCAAATGACAGTAATGCTGTATACCCACAGCCTCTGTAGACTTGATAGGCTTGGCGTTCCGTTATTGACTCGAAGAAATTGCTGACATCCATTTTCAGAAGCCATGTGCAACCGCAGTGCTGTGTGGCAGCGTCGAGCATGTCGCTGTCAGGCGCGAAGGCAAAACTGGATGAATGAGGCTTTAGGACGTTCAGGATGTTTTGAGCGATCCACCTTTGTGTTCGCAACAGGTGTGGTTGTGGAGCATAGATATCGCGATATCTTCGACGTGGAGCTTTGCTACCCTTTCTTCCGCTTTTCTTTCGTAAACGGAAATGACGGTATGGGTCGCTCATCCGGTCGACAATTGGCCTCAAGTGCTTCGGGGAAACATCAACGAGATGCGCTAGATGAGACAATGAGAAGATAACAGGAAGATCTGGAGCGGTACTTTTAATAGCTTTCGCGATTGAAAGAGCAGCTTCGATCGAGACCGCGTCGAGACCATTTTCCCGCGCTCCGCGCCTGAAAGTTTGAGAGTCCCAAGGATGCTTCATCTACTTTCACCCGGTACGGGTGCTGTGGGCAAAGGAAGCAATGAAGGCAAACGACTGTGTCCCTCCGGGACTGCTTGCTTTGCCCAGAGACGTGCAATCATGCGCTCCATCGACGGCGCTGGGAAACCCCAGTGCCCTTGACGATTAGTGTAAGTAACCATCATGACCGCTCTTTCGAACGGTGAGTACTAGATGGCACCTTGGAAGCTCTCAGGGCTATAGGATAGTACGGTTTTTTGGTGGTGGGAACTACAATATCTCGCTCTCTGCTGATACTTTGAGCGCGCAATTCATCATATCCTTTGTCAGTAAGCCTCCCGTTAGCCTCAATTAGATTTTTCAGGTAGGCAACACTCAACGCTTCCACGATGTCGTTTGCCGGAAGGGACAATCTTTCTGAAAGCTCCCGTACTTTTTTATCCAATTGTTTTTTATGTGTGAAACGGCCCCTCAGTTCCTGGAGAACCAAGAGAATCATCTGCTCTTTGACGTCAATTGTGGAATCCAGCTCATGCCCCCTTTCTTGCGCTGCTCGTTCGACTTGCTCTCTTTTTGATCCTGACCAAAATAGGGGGCTTAGTTCAGCAGGGGCGTTGCCGATGTATAACGGCTTTATAGCGCCTATGGCTTTCCACAAAATAGAAGGAGCATTATTTGGAATGCCATAGTTGAACAAGACCATCGCTGCGGAGTGTTCATATCCCCAAACGTATTCATCATCGGGGTGGTCTTCTGCAAACTTCCCAAGAAGCTCTTCCCAGTCACTGCAGTGTCGATCGAACTTTGAGGAGCTAAGGGTCGGAACAGTCCTGCCGACGCGAACGTCGGGATGAGTAATGTGCGATCCGACCACCGCCGCGCCATCGCTCGTCGCTGCAGCTGCTATCACCACAAAGTCGATTAGCTTGGTGCTGTGCCACGATCGGATCGTTCGCAAATTCCATAATTTATCCAGCATTGAAAGGACACGATTTCCCGAACCTATGAAGTCGGTTACAATTGCGATAGTCGAAATGGGATTATGTTTGCTACGAAACCGGTCAGGTCCAGGAGTATTGATAAATATCCCTGAGTGCTTTTTTACCGCTTGAGAAATCAGTGAGCTAATAAGACCCTCGCTCCCGACTCGCCGCCCACCTCTGATGGGCTGCACGGAGGGAGGTCCTTTTTTGCCTATTGCACGCTCTCTAGTCAAACCGTTCGGCAGTTTGATTTGCTCTGTTGTGAATAATTGCTTTTCTTGGAACTCACGCTCGGCGTACAGTGCTACTGACTTCCGTTTGCCTGAGCGTTCCGAGGCAAGCGTCAACAGTTGCTCTTGAATCAGCTCAGAGACCTCATCCCGGTTGAGCAATAAAAGGCTGTCGAGCAACGACCGTGCCGCCACTCTGTCGGCAGTATCGAAGTTGCTCAACCAAGCCTTTCCGCAATCTGTTTTTGACAGTTGTAGTAGTTTCATTTTTTCAGTTTACCAAACAGTTGTATCCATGCGTAGCTCTCTTTTTCACGGGAATTTTTACGATCGGCACTGAGATGGTTCGTGCCATGTAACCTGTTGAAATAATTGGCCGGAACGACAGGATTTGAGCCTGCTACCCCCGCACCCCCAGGACAGGAGAACTCCATGCAGGTATTTTTCCTGTTAGTGGTAAGTGCTGTTGCATTTGTGCAAGTTAACCATCGTTAGCGCCGATCAATTGGTTACACCACGGTTACATAAACTTGATGAAATTTTATGGGTATTTGCTAAGCTATTGAAAAATATGGTGGCGGTTCAGGGACTCGAACCCCGGACACACGGATTATGATTGTGACAAATATGCAACACTGGTAAAATGGCAGGTTGCACAAGCATTTGAAAATCATCATTTTTCTAAAAATGATGCGTGCTTTAGTTGCACCAATACTCTATTAAATTGTATAATCCGGTTACATGAGCGTTACACGGCACCCGTTCTAATGGCTCAGATATTTCTTACAGACGAGCTGGTGAGGACTGCTACCTGCCCAGCTTCAAAACAGCAGGAGATCATCTGGGATTGCCCCATCGGAGGAAATGGGAAAGTTCGGCATGGCGCAATTGCCGGGCTCGGTCTGCGGGTCACCTGTAGCGGCAAAAAAGCCTTCGTTCATGCCTTCCGCTTTAACGGTAAACGCGTTCGCCATGTGCTGGGTGATGCGCGCATCCTGTCGGTCGCTTCCGCCCGTATGATGGTGCTGAAGCGCGAGCTGAATATCAACGACGGTCGCAACCCGGCAGCAGACTATACGGATTACCGGCAGGTCCACACCATGACTGTCCGGGAGCTCATCACCGAATACCATACCGGCAAGCTGCATCGGCTGAGCCCTGCGCATCAACGAAGCTTCCGGTCATTGGTTGCACCGTGGTTGATACTCGAAGGCGCACCAGCCAAAGGGGGGCCGCGCCGACGGCCACAGCAAGCGTTCGGCACTAAATACGCGGACTGCAGCGCCGAGCAGGTGACCCCGCGTATGGTGGCCGCCTTTGTGAATGCGATCACCAGCGACTATCAGGCAAACGCGGCACTTCGGCACGTCAAGTCGATGTACAACTGGGCACTGAAGATGCAGCTCATCGACATGCGCAATCCTGCCGACCCGATCGATCTGCGGCACACGGTGCGCCACCGGCGCGACTACACTCTCCCGCAAATCCGCAAACTGGTGCATGTGATTTTCAATCCACCGCAGGATGACCTGCCGATAATTGAGGAACAGACCGGCCTGGCCAAACGGGATGCGGTGCTCGTCCATAACAAAGCCGTGCAGATGAACCAGCAGATGGTGGAGTTCTGCGCCTATATGGGCATCCTGCTGCTGACAATGGCGCGCCCGAACGAGGTCCGCCAGGCCGAGTTCGACCATTTCGACCTGGAACAGCTGATCTGGCATAAACATAATACCAAAGGCCTGAAGCTGTCCCGCAGCGTGTCAGAATATGCCTATCGATCCGTCCCGATCCATCCGCGCGTGGCGGATCTGGTCATTGCCCAGCGCCAACGCTGGCCCGATGCCAAACACGTATTTCCATGCCACATCGACCACTCAAAGAGCCGCAATAATTTTCAGAAGATTTCCAAACGCTTTCGCGATCATCCTGATGTCCCGGATTACTTCCAGCTATACGATCTCAAACGGATCGCGATTTCCCTAATGCTGACCGGGCAGGGGGTATCAAGAGACGCTGTCTCCCACTACGTCGACCACAAAGGCAACATCGAGACCACCATGATCTACGACCTCGGCCTGGTCGACCCACTGCGCCCCGTCACCGAAAAACTCGGATCACTTCTCGGCATATAACGTTGACGTCATTTCCAGCCCGTGCGGCAATACCCTAGCGACCTCGCATCCTCCCAACCAACGAAAGCCACCACCATGGAAGCCCTGCAAGCGGTTGTCCTGACCAACGCCCAACTGCGCGATCTGCTGGAACAAGCCGGTCAACGCGCCGCCGAGCTCACCGTCTCTCAGCTCCGCCACGAGCTCACCCAGACCCCGGAAGACCTCACCCTCAAAGACCTGCGCAGCTACCTGACCGATCCCACCACGATCCTCAACCCGCGCGACCGCTGGGCGCATAACGGCATCATCCGCAACATCCAGCCCACGAACACCAACAAACCCAAATCCACCGCCTGGTTCATGAAGTTTCAGAGAGAGTCCGGCCTCGCCGACTGCACCTTCCGCCAAAGCCCCGTCAACGGCCGCCGCAAGGAATGGACCTTTGCGGACATCAGACTTGCCTGGAACGCCTACTACCGGCGCTGATGCGGCACCTTTGCCGCCACCTCACCATTTGCCCTTCCCAAGCCACCGACAGGCCGACTGGCAGGGTCAAGGCCTTGCCGCACAGCGGGCCGAAGGCGCCTTGACGCTGTCAGTCGGTCTGTCACAACGGAAGAAGGGGAAACTACCGCTATTTTTTGTAAATATCCTTTGGCTTTTTGTTCTGTTTTGTTTTGAATACATGCAAACGGAGGGGTAAGTTTCATGGCCGCTAATAATCTCGATAAATCAATCGTTTCTTTGCAAAGAGAGATGGAAGATATTGCAGCGGAAATGCGCGATTTGATCCGCTCGATGCCACCTCACGACCTCCTTGGTTATCTCTATTCCCGTTATCTATTCAAAGCTATGGCAGGGGGAGTCGAAGAGGGTGGTGACCAAGAATTCGATGGCCCATGTGATTTAATCAACGAAAATCAGTTCTTACTTGAATACGTTCACGCTGTACTTGCCTCAGACGTGGAGCCTGCAGATACAAAGTTCGATGAGGCGCTTTGTACCCAGTTGTTTCAACTCGCGAGAAAGCTGCTAGCCAGAGCAATGGATTTCGCGATAGCCACTTCCGTCGATAGTAAGAATGGAGCATTTGGCCCCGACACGAGGGAAATCGAATATCGAGCGAAAGCCAATTGGGTATTGCTGCGCGGAAATCGGTATCAAGTGCTGGAAGGAGAATTCTATCGCTATGTGCTGACACCTCATGAGGATGTTTTACACGAAGTCTATGGGGTAGGTGCCGCTGAGATCGCAGAAGGGTTTCAGGACATGGCCGATGCGATGCGTAGCGGTCATGTTGCAGCCATGGCGGAAATGATGAAGCAATTTGAGGCCGCGCAGGCTTTCTCTCAAGAGCAAAATAGGCCTTTGGAAGATGTCGTTGATGAATTGAAGGATTCTGGCGCTCTAAACCTCAAAGCCGCGAGTCATGCAATGGAGGATATGTTTAGAGGAGGAGTCTCGAACGTAAGTCGCCATACGGAATTGCCGGAATTACTCTTGTCCGACCTTGCATATCAACGAGGAGAAGAAACAGAGTTTTTTGCTGCTGGAGATCTTTCTGGAACTCCGTACCGGACGCTGCCAGCACGCAAAAAACCCTTAATCCAGTTGGAAAATGGCTACTATGCCATTGATCCGTGTTCGATGAGAGATGCGGGGTATCGCACTCTACTCTATAATCTCCTTCAACGAAAACCCGATTACAAAGAGCTCTTCAAAGAGCGTCAGAAGGCGATGAGTGAAGCTGCATTCGCCGATATTCTGGCTTTTCAACTCCCTGATGCAACTGTACTGAATGAAGTTTACTACAAAGATCCTAAAACGAAGCAATGGTGTGAGAATGACACCTTGATCCTATTGGATGATGTCTTGTTTTTGGTCGAAGCAAAAGCGGGCGCGGCGGCCACGATTGCATCACCGGCGCTTGATTTTGGCCGTCACGCCCAGTCGGTAAAGGATCTCGTAATCAAAGCGTATCAGCAATGCGAGAGATTCTTTAACTATCTGAACTCTGCAGACGAGGTGACGCTCTATCACTTGGTGGATGGGGAGTACAAAGAATGTGGTCGCGTCCGTCGTGCTGACTATCGGTTGATGATTCCGATCGGCCTGACGGTCGAGTCGTTCTCTCCATTTTCAGCCTTTTGCAAGGAGCTGCCAGATATTGAACCGTTGCTTGGGAAACATGCGTTCATCTCGCTTTCAATCGATGATTTGTTCGTACTGAAGCGATTTCTCAGCACACCAGGTCAATTTGTTCATTACATGGAGGTTCGACAAACAGTCGCTGGAACACGTCGCGCTCATTTGTTCGACGAGTTTGACCATTTGGGCGCCTACCTAACAAAGAACCGTTTTGATCAAGATTTGGTTGATCAATTGAAAGGCAATGACCTCGTTCTGTGGGATCGTATGAGCGAGGTCATCGACAAATGCTTTGAGGGGCCAGATTGGGAAGGTGAGCCGCTGCCTAGCCAAACATTCCCAGATGAACTGCTAAGATTACTTAAAGCTATAGGCACTACTCGCTCACCTGGCTGGCTTTCGGCTGAAGGTCGTATTCGCGATTTAGGTGAGGAGGGACGAGATGAATTTGCGCAGAGCCTTCATGAGCTTCGCTTAACATTGCCAGAGCGGTCTTTCCGATATTTTGTTCTTTCGAAAGACAACTTGCCGATTTTTTTGTGGCTTCAAAGACATGGAACTGACGTCGATTGGCAAACAGTTAATGACAAAGCAAGTGCAGCTTCTTTGGCATTCGACCTCGCCAATCCAATAGGGCTGCTGATCGATGTAAGTCCTGATGGACAGTATCACAGCGCTGAAACCTTTTCGGTGAGTGTTCCAGCCGCGCAAACCGCCGAAAACAAGCATGTTTACGAAGATGCAAGGCAAATGAAAGAACGCGGCCGACGGGTTGGCAACCAGAGGCCAACGAAAAGAGCTCGCCCGGTCAAGCGCAAGAAAATTGGGCGCAATGAGCTGTGTCCATGCGGCAGCGGCAAGAAGTACAAAAAATGCCATGGACGCTAACTGTGATAAAAGGGGATTTTTTACCGTATTATTTGTAATATAAAGTTTAGAACAATTATTTTTTACAGAAATATATTTTCGCGTAAATTTTGGCTTCAATTTTTAGGTCTGTGATAAGATTCTCTTATGAGGAAAGATGCATGAATCGCCTGCCTACGCCTTCAGAGCTGATGAGAAGCAAACGTCCCTATCTTTATTCAGATAGCGAATGCACGGATGCCTATAGGTTGAGCGAAACTGAGCTGAGCCATCATCTGGAAACGCTCACGGCGCGCAACCAGCATAAAGATTTTGAAGTGTTTTGCCGCAAATTAAGCGAGCGTGAACTTTGCCCGAACTTACGTCCTCAAACAGGGCCGGAAGGCGGTGGAGATGGTAAGGTCGACACTGAAACATACCCCGTTGATGAACAAATTTCAGAACGCTGGTATGTTGGTGATGGCAAGAGCGGGGCTGAGCGTTGGGGATTTGCGTTCAGCACAAAGAAAGTTTGGTCCGAAAAGGTGCGGTCTGACGTCAAAGGAATCGTCGATACAGAGCGCGATTATGGCCGGATCATATTTATCACGAGTCGTCCCACTCGGCAGCGTGACCGACTTCGAATCCAAGATGAACTGAAAGAGCAATACGGCATCAGTGTTACGATTCTCGACCGAGAATGGATCATTGATCGTGTATTTTCTCATAGTCATAAGGACTTAGTTCATGAGCACTTAAAAGCTGGGGAATATCAACCTGATAGGATCAAGTTGGGTCCGAGAGATTTTAAGCGTCAGCAAACGTTAGATGAGTTGGAAGCCCGGTTGGTAAAGCAGGGGTCAACCGTTCAAGAGCAGACGCAGGCAGTCACTGACACGTTTGAAGCTGCACGACTTTCAAGAGAACTTGAAAAGCCTAGGTTCGAGACCGAAGGTCGCTTTTCAAGGGCAATTACGTACGCGAAGAAATACGGTATGACCTATCAACATTTACGTGCAGTGTACGAATATGCCTGGACCGCGTTTTGGTGGTTCGACGATGTCGAGATTATGAATCAGCAATACGAGGAAGTGGAGAAAATAGCGTTTGCGAGCGAGCATGCGGTCCATATTGCGAAAGTGTGCAATCTCCATCAAATTTTAGCTGGTCGGGTGTCAAAAGGGTATGAAACTTCTGAAGAACTTTTTTTTGTTGAGAGGACAAAACGGCTCAAGGATAAGCTGGAAGATTTAGCCGCAGACGGGTCACGACCCAGTAACGCTTTGCATGCAGAGACGTTACTTGTTTTTCGGCGCATGAGCGAAAATACTCTTTTAGGAGAGCAACGAGATTTTGATTCTATCTGGTTGGATCTGATCGATATTATTCATCGAGCTGCGGGGTTGGCCGAATATCCAGCAGATCTAATTGAAGCAATGGTCAACGCTATTGCTGAATTCATGCCAGATAGCGAAGCCTTTGACCGCCTCGTGGAAACCCTAGCTGAATTCATGGCCGACCGCAGTAAGGAGGTCAAAGCTGGAACCTTCTACCTTCAGCAAGGGGAACGTAAGCTTAATGCGGAAAAACCCATCGACGGCATTAAATGGCTCGGTCGTGCCGTCCTCTACCTTTCAAAGGATGAAAGTAGAGAGGATCAGGCAAAAGCACTTTACTATCTGACAGTGGGTTATCGTGGGGCTGGCCTTTATTGGGCCGCCCGGGCCGCTGTTTTAGCTGCGATCATTCAGTATTTGGCTCTTTCCGAGATTGAAGGAAAATTGCGGGTTGAGACCATTCCCGCTCTTAACCTTTTCGCGTTGGTGTCTTTACAGTTGGGTCATGTTTTCGATTTCCTCAGTGCAGTTCGTTTTCTGCAAGCTATCGGTCGTAGCGCGCCGCTTGATGAGGACAGCGAAGCAATGTTGAATACCAAGCTCACCGAGCTTGATAGGTTGCTTTCATGCCTATTTATAGTTCAGCCGTCTGAGCAAGTCCGACGACTGCAGGGACTACCTGATGTGTTGGAAGGGCTGATGTTGTTTTCAGCGCGCTTAACACTACTCTATCGCCTTGGGCACATTGATGCATTGAGAGCAGATGGATCGATCCCCAAAGAGGAAAAAGACGAAGATTTCTATGAAATGATGACGTTGCTCGCGTCGCAGCCTGCATGCCGCAGCCTTCCGAAGAGCGTCGTTCTATTTGATGATATGTTCAGTGGTGTTCAAACCAAAATATTGGGCGTTGATATCGAAATTGAGACCTCAAGCATACTTGAAGGAGTGCTGCAAGCGGAGACATATGCAGCTGCGATTGAGGGGTTTTCTGCTACTTTGCTCAATACCGACGTTCTCCCTCATACGGAAAAGCTGAAAGTCCGAATTCGTCAACTCGACGATATCCAGGATGCATCAATTACAGTAGACGACAATCGTGTAATGGAAGTGAGTGTCCCAACCAATTGGCAACTTACTGATTTTTCCAACATCGGGAATTACAACGAACATATCATTTCATATTGCATCCATGCTTTAGTAAGTGTGGCAGTAATTGGAAATCCTGAAAAGACCATTGAAGAATTAGTTCAAGTCGAGAATGGTCTTGAACGAGCTACAATGTTTTGTCGCGCAGGTATCGCGAGGAATAGAGTTTTTGGTACACATGCGGGAAGCATTTCCGATTGGAGTGACTTCGTTGGACAGCCTTTCCCGATGACTTCAAATGCACCTGATTCTCCGGCGATCAACGAACTGCCTCCTCGCGCAGCGGGTGATGAAGAGGAACGGCCCCAAGGTTTTGATGAGATTCGCAGGCACGATGACATTGTGGTTCAAGCAATCATCAACCCTCGGCTTTGGGACGCAGCAGAATGGAAGGGTATGATGTACGGCGTGTCCGCGCTGGGAGAGCCTCCCGTTCTGGGCTTGATGTTCGCGAATTCTTCAAAAGGAGAAGCAATTTTTGGAGAATGGATAGAGCGTTTTGGGAAGGAAGACACCCACGATGCACTCCATATCTCTGTGATCAAGGGCATAGATCGCCAAAATCCATTCCATTACCGAGGGCACATTACCCAGAATCTATTTGCGTTAACAGGTCTATCTGGAAAGACACTTGTTAATACATCCCGAATGAATACCATGACAGTAGAAAATCATGCAAACCTTGATCGTTTCTGTGAGCACTTGGAAGCCTCTGGTGCATATTATCTTGTTCCCGTTGCTCTAGATGGTGTTGGCACTCCTAACTTGCTAATGGAACAGGCGATCTTGAAGAGACAATTCAATGTACGAGAGGCTTGGGAGATCGGCCCACATGATATTGATGCTGTTGCTGTCCGGTCCGACGACGACGTAGTAGTGCCTGTAGGAGAAGGCACCCCACCTTTCTTTGAGCTTGTCAGGCAGCGCGAAGGAAAGCAAAAGAAGTCGCCTTCTGATAAGTAATAGGTGGCCCGAATTGGGGTCTTTCGTGTGGCTAAAACTCTGATGCCGGCTTCACCGGGCAGGGGCGTTGCGGGCTCTCCCTCAGAAGGGGTGGCGTAAAACCGTTCTCCACGGGTTGCAGACAGGGGAAGGCGTTCCCCTCACGCACTTACGCGCCATCACCACGATCAGCGTTGCGGAGCCACCGACCGTGTTGTCCGACGTCCTATGTCGGACAGGGCGGGCGGCGGCGTGTTCCGTCACTACCGTGACATCAGGTAGTGACGGAACCCACCACACCCCATGATACCTGCGGTTTCAGCACAAATGCCCGCGCGTTACGCATCGATGACGCACCCGTCCCGATCATTTTCTGCATAAATTTGTGGCACATATCAGCGGCTTGCGCCAGCATGACTCCCGGATCAAGTGCCAAACGCGATCCATCTTACCCTACCGTTTCACCACTCACGAAAGGAGAGCACATGCCTGCTCACCACAGCCGCGCGCCACCTCGGCTGCGCTAAACCCGACACGTGTCGCCCGTCGGCGGAGCGTACCGGTGCCCAACAGGGCAAACCAGTATGGCCGGTCCCCAGACCGGTCAAGGGAGGCTTTTTACCGCACGAAAGGAGAACCTACGCATTCCGGCCAGTCCGCGAATGTAACGTCGCGGGGTGACCTGATCCAAGGACAGGCATCGGCCATCAACACTCAGCAACCACTCAATGGAAGCAAGGAAAGATGGACGATCTGACAATGGACCTGACACGGCTGTGCCGCCGTAATCGGGATGGCTCTTATGGCACACAGGCAAACAGACTGCGCGGTCTCACCGCCATGGCCAACGAGCTCCGGGAGCTCGGCTACCGGATGCCCGCCGCAAAATCACTCAAATCCAAACACGTTGACGCCCTTGTCGAGAAATGGCTCGACAACGAGCATACCGACGCCACGATCCGCAACCGGCTCACCTGGCTGCGCTGGTGGGCAGAGAAGGTCGACAAGTCCAACGTGATCCACCGCGACAACGCCCGCTACGGCGTCAACGACCGCACCAACGCAACCCGCAACCGCGCCAAACAGTTCAGCCAGGAGAAGTTCAACAAACTGACCTGCCCGTACATCAAGGGTGCGATCCTGCTGCAGGCCCATTTCGGCCTGCGCCGGGAGGAGGCGATGAAGTTCCGGCCACAGTACGCGATCGGCCGGGACCTAATCAGCCTTAAAGCCAGCTGGACCAAAGGCGGCCGCCCGCGCGTCATCCCCATAACCACCCTCCAGCAACGACAGGTCCTGCAACACCTGCAGAAGCTGGTGCCCGGCGATGGCTCCCTGATCCCACCGCAGCTGACCTATGTCGAACAGCTCAAACAGTACGAGTACCAGACGCTGAAAGCCGGGATGCGCAACACCCACGGGTTCCGGCATACCTATGCCCAGCAACGCTACAAGGTGCTGACCGGCCAGCCATGCCCCATCAACGGCGGCAAGCTCTGGCAGGACATGACTCCGGAAGAGAAGACCGCTGACCGCACAGCCCGCCAGACCATCGCCCTTGAGCTCGGCCACGGCCGCATCAGCATCACCGATACCTATCTGGGGAGTGCCGCCCGATGAAACGCGCCGAAAGTACGTACCTCATGGCCACCAGGGCCCGCGACACTTACGCCGCCACTCTGTTCGGCCTCGCCAACATCGCCACCGAGATCGACAACGCAGCCTCCCAGGGCTACCGCGAATACCGCATCGAACAACAGCTGCCGTTCGACCTCAAACAGACCGAAGCCGCCCAACAACTGGAAAAATGGCTGGAAGAGCAGGGGTTCCGGTACAGGTGGCGCAGCACCATCATGGTCATCGACCCGATCTGTCGCCCACCTTCCATCGAATACCCTGAACTGGTGATCGAGTGGTAACACTGATCCTCATTACCATCGTCATTCTGATACTGGCCACAGAGCTCGTGGGGCTCGTGGCCAGTATGGCATGGCTCTTAAATGCATTGCTGGTCATGTTTTGGCGACCTGTGTGGATTTATGGCAACAACCTCTCAAAAAAAACATAAAATGGAATAAATTCAGTGAAGA
This window of the Martelella lutilitoris genome carries:
- a CDS encoding phage integrase N-terminal domain-containing protein, producing the protein MDDLTMDLTRLCRRNRDGSYGTQANRLRGLTAMANELRELGYRMPAAKSLKSKHVDALVEKWLDNEHTDATIRNRLTWLRWWAEKVDKSNVIHRDNARYGVNDRTNATRNRAKQFSQEKFNKLTCPYIKGAILLQAHFGLRREEAMKFRPQYAIGRDLISLKASWTKGGRPRVIPITTLQQRQVLQHLQKLVPGDGSLIPPQLTYVEQLKQYEYQTLKAGMRNTHGFRHTYAQQRYKVLTGQPCPINGGKLWQDMTPEEKTADRTARQTIALELGHGRISITDTYLGSAAR
- a CDS encoding tyrosine-type recombinase/integrase → MAQIFLTDELVRTATCPASKQQEIIWDCPIGGNGKVRHGAIAGLGLRVTCSGKKAFVHAFRFNGKRVRHVLGDARILSVASARMMVLKRELNINDGRNPAADYTDYRQVHTMTVRELITEYHTGKLHRLSPAHQRSFRSLVAPWLILEGAPAKGGPRRRPQQAFGTKYADCSAEQVTPRMVAAFVNAITSDYQANAALRHVKSMYNWALKMQLIDMRNPADPIDLRHTVRHRRDYTLPQIRKLVHVIFNPPQDDLPIIEEQTGLAKRDAVLVHNKAVQMNQQMVEFCAYMGILLLTMARPNEVRQAEFDHFDLEQLIWHKHNTKGLKLSRSVSEYAYRSVPIHPRVADLVIAQRQRWPDAKHVFPCHIDHSKSRNNFQKISKRFRDHPDVPDYFQLYDLKRIAISLMLTGQGVSRDAVSHYVDHKGNIETTMIYDLGLVDPLRPVTEKLGSLLGI
- a CDS encoding phosphoribosyltransferase-like protein; protein product: MSNFDTADRVAARSLLDSLLLLNRDEVSELIQEQLLTLASERSGKRKSVALYAEREFQEKQLFTTEQIKLPNGLTRERAIGKKGPPSVQPIRGGRRVGSEGLISSLISQAVKKHSGIFINTPGPDRFRSKHNPISTIAIVTDFIGSGNRVLSMLDKLWNLRTIRSWHSTKLIDFVVIAAAATSDGAAVVGSHITHPDVRVGRTVPTLSSSKFDRHCSDWEELLGKFAEDHPDDEYVWGYEHSAAMVLFNYGIPNNAPSILWKAIGAIKPLYIGNAPAELSPLFWSGSKREQVERAAQERGHELDSTIDVKEQMILLVLQELRGRFTHKKQLDKKVRELSERLSLPANDIVEALSVAYLKNLIEANGRLTDKGYDELRAQSISRERDIVVPTTKKPYYPIALRASKVPSSTHRSKERS
- a CDS encoding YecA family protein, with the protein product MAANNLDKSIVSLQREMEDIAAEMRDLIRSMPPHDLLGYLYSRYLFKAMAGGVEEGGDQEFDGPCDLINENQFLLEYVHAVLASDVEPADTKFDEALCTQLFQLARKLLARAMDFAIATSVDSKNGAFGPDTREIEYRAKANWVLLRGNRYQVLEGEFYRYVLTPHEDVLHEVYGVGAAEIAEGFQDMADAMRSGHVAAMAEMMKQFEAAQAFSQEQNRPLEDVVDELKDSGALNLKAASHAMEDMFRGGVSNVSRHTELPELLLSDLAYQRGEETEFFAAGDLSGTPYRTLPARKKPLIQLENGYYAIDPCSMRDAGYRTLLYNLLQRKPDYKELFKERQKAMSEAAFADILAFQLPDATVLNEVYYKDPKTKQWCENDTLILLDDVLFLVEAKAGAAATIASPALDFGRHAQSVKDLVIKAYQQCERFFNYLNSADEVTLYHLVDGEYKECGRVRRADYRLMIPIGLTVESFSPFSAFCKELPDIEPLLGKHAFISLSIDDLFVLKRFLSTPGQFVHYMEVRQTVAGTRRAHLFDEFDHLGAYLTKNRFDQDLVDQLKGNDLVLWDRMSEVIDKCFEGPDWEGEPLPSQTFPDELLRLLKAIGTTRSPGWLSAEGRIRDLGEEGRDEFAQSLHELRLTLPERSFRYFVLSKDNLPIFLWLQRHGTDVDWQTVNDKASAASLAFDLANPIGLLIDVSPDGQYHSAETFSVSVPAAQTAENKHVYEDARQMKERGRRVGNQRPTKRARPVKRKKIGRNELCPCGSGKKYKKCHGR
- a CDS encoding reverse transcriptase family protein; the encoded protein is MKHPWDSQTFRRGARENGLDAVSIEAALSIAKAIKSTAPDLPVIFSLSHLAHLVDVSPKHLRPIVDRMSDPYRHFRLRKKSGRKGSKAPRRRYRDIYAPQPHLLRTQRWIAQNILNVLKPHSSSFAFAPDSDMLDAATQHCGCTWLLKMDVSNFFESITERQAYQVYRGCGYTALLSFELARLSTRSVDQKHYFHLQESEFPHPEAVEGYLPQGAPTSPMLANLAVRPLDMKLKRIAAELGWKYTRYADDMAFSTDRVRTRKEALQLKAIVETALTRFGLSVNQSKTRISPPGARKVLLGLLIDRERPRLTRQFKDNIETHLYALNHAKIGAQAHRDKRGFSSITGMRHHIRGLIAFAHHVDPDYAQKLYKDFNRIKW